Part of the Hydrogenimonas thermophila genome, CTCGATAAGTCTTCTTGTGTTATTTCTAATTCTTTAAATTTATCTTTAAAGGTTGTAAGGAAATATTCACTTTTTTCTTTTTCATGACTAGTGTCTTTTTCTTTAAAAAAATTTTCTATTAAATATATTTCAATTATTTTTTCAGCTGGAATTTGTGCTATTTTAGCTTTTTTAATGAGTTTTCTGTACAAATTTTCTGGTAAAGAGATACATATTTTTTTCATTATATTTCCTATATTTATTACTAGAATATATAAAGAAATAATATCAAAAAAATTATAGAATTACAATATTCGCATTAAGGAAAGTTTAAAGGAAAATATGAAAGAATTACACAAATATAGTTAACAGGAAAATATGAATGAAAGAAAATGTACTACAAGAAAAAGTTCAAAGGGAAACGAGGCTTAATGCAGCAAAATTAGTTTGTTGTTTAGGAAAAATTAAAACTGTCGAAGACATTATTAGATTTTATGAATCAATTATTATAGTTATTAAGCCTGAAGTTATAAGATGCTGTAATATTTTAGGGTATAGGTACAAGGATATGGATTATGTATATTCTCTTGCTACAAAACAAACATATAAATCTTTATTAAATGTTAGAAAACATATAAAAAAATTTAAAATTGAAAAAAAATATAAAGGTACTTTAAAATTTTTTTCTTTTACAAGTGTAGAAAAATCTATTAAATGGCTAACACAAAGAATAATAAGTAATATGAGAAATACTACTGATATTCGATATAAATCTTTATATATTGAATTGAGTGAAGTTTATAGTATAGAAGATTGGAACTGTTTTATTAATATTATAGAAGATATTGAAAAAGAAATTATATTAGAACAATTTGCAAAGTTTTCAAAAAAACAAAAAATCGAAATAGCAAAGAAAATATGGAAAGAAAGTTTACTAGATATGGACCTTGATGATGAAGACTTTAAAAAAATTTGCGATTATTTAAACATTAGGATTTCAGATATATTTAAAGACACTATAGAAGCTAAAATAAAAGCTGAAAGAACAAATATCGGGAATAAACAACTATTTTTAGTAATGTAAGGTTACAAGATGTCAGCTATTTTCCAGTGTTTCTTTACAGCCAAATACCCTATGACAGCAGCAACCATAAAACCTATTGGTATGATTAATATACCTAAATTATCCATTTTTCAAACTCTCCAATTCTTTAATGGTTGCATTAAGCTTAGTATAGCTTACAAATATTGCAATAGATGTAAACATAAAGACTATTGCAAATATATATCCAATGCTATTGTTTTGCTTGAAGAAGCTGATACTATAAGCACCAAACCCACCTGCTATTGGTATCAGCACTACAAGCTTTTTATACAAAGCATCAACGATCTTACTAAGAAGATCAGCTTTATTTTCCATATAAACACCATCTCAAAGGATTAATAATGTTAAATGTAATTATAACAAATAATCTTTATAATATCAACATTGAGCGAGCGGTTTTATGCACAGCAGTATTTGAACCAACGAAATTTGAAGAAATTGCAGTACAGCTTAAAGCAGATGATTTTTACCATCCTTTCCATCAGAACCTTTTTACCGCTATGGAAGAACTTCACAAAAACGATCAACCAATTGATGAAGAGTTCCTTAGAGAAAAGTTAGCAAAAAAGAATCAGTTTAATGAAGTTGCTTTTTTAGATGTCTTAAGTGCTAATCCTCTCTCAAATATTAATGCCTACATTAATCAAATTAAGCAGAAAGCAAAAAATAGAAAAATGCTTTATATTGTTGCAAAAATAAAACATAAAATCGAAGCAGGTGAATCAAATGCGGCAGAAGTAGCGGCACAAATAATGGCAAATGTAGATAGTATGTTTGTAGGTACAGATATTGAGGTATATATAGCGAAAGCAAAATATAAACAAGCTATCTTACAAAAGATTAAAAAACTTAAAAAACTAAAGGAAAGTGAATTTGTAGAGCTTGAAGAAGAAAAAATATACGATGAAGTAATTGAAAAGCTTGAAAATAAAATAGGAATAAATCAAAAGAAAGAGTGGGATGATAGCTTTGATGAATGGTTAGATTCTATTGATATGGATCCAGACGAAGTAGAAAATAAAAAAGTAGAGTATGTCATACAAAATTTAGTGGTTAAAAACGGAATAACAGTATTTTTTGGTCCAAGTGGTGGTGGTAAATCAACTGGAGTAATAGGAATAAGTTATACAGCTCTTTTGGATGGAACAATCAAGAGAGTAATATATTTAGATTTGGATAATGGAGATACAACGATACAAGAACGGAAGATACATGAACTTAAGCGTATATTAAGGCAAAGGTTAAGATATATTTCACAGGATGAGAATAAAGTTTGGAGAATGATTAAAGAACTTTTAAAAAGAGATTTGCATGACACAATGATTGTTTTTGATAGTGCAAAAAATTTCATGAAAGGGAAAGACAGGGATAAAAACAAAGATGTAAGTGAGCTGACAGAGGTATTTAAGCGTCTAAGAAACAATGGTGCAACAATAATTGCATTGCATCATACGAATAAACCAAATCAAGAAATGGATGAATACGAAC contains:
- a CDS encoding DnaB-like helicase N-terminal domain-containing protein, whose translation is MLNVIITNNLYNINIERAVLCTAVFEPTKFEEIAVQLKADDFYHPFHQNLFTAMEELHKNDQPIDEEFLREKLAKKNQFNEVAFLDVLSANPLSNINAYINQIKQKAKNRKMLYIVAKIKHKIEAGESNAAEVAAQIMANVDSMFVGTDIEVYIAKAKYKQAILQKIKKLKKLKESEFVELEEEKIYDEVIEKLENKIGINQKKEWDDSFDEWLDSIDMDPDEVENKKVEYVIQNLVVKNGITVFFGPSGGGKSTGVIGISYTALLDGTIKRVIYLDLDNGDTTIQERKIHELKRILRQRLRYISQDENKVWRMIKELLKRDLHDTMIVFDSAKNFMKGKDRDKNKDVSELTEVFKRLRNNGATIIALHHTNKPNQEMDEYEQVYAGSSAWREDVDNMFLLVTNKYKNTFIFVPSKNRVGIIEEQAYKIENHIIEKVETEWAKEDAEFEEIRDQVISFIEDCKTPPTFSQILTFLIESGYSKNKSNKVIQKGKGRYWKIEKIKKNNKNLYFLIQPEEAETKFKVVEFEKKNKASSDKCDKSDKSYFRDFSKSDNCGQVRTSVDKNYVYDMKNNYSKKGYCNV